AGAAATTCTCTTTGTACCTAATAAGCTTGGATTCCAAATCTTAGTAATTTCTTAGGAAATACATCATCTAAGTTTTGGATATCTGTATCCGTAAGTTCAATAAGGTTAAATCCATATTTCCGATATATTTCTAGTTTTGATTTTTTTCTCTCAATATACTTTGAATCATTTTCAAGTCCCCAGTATTCAATGTAGACTTTTCCTACAGGGAGATAAAAATCACAATAAACATCTTCTTCAATGGGTAACTTTCTCTCATAGGCATGGACTATTTCCGACATATAAAGCCAATTATCAATAAGCATTTCGGCTTTTGATCTTACAACGTGCCCATCGGCAGCTCTATGCTTTGCTGGAAATTTATCTCGAAAACTTGTATCGACTTCATTGGGCGTTTCGTCTCTTTCATCGAAGAATTCTCCATTTATTTGTTTAAACGTCTCGATAAGGCTTTTATTATTCAGAATGCTTTCAGGCCAGGTTACATAAGGAATGCCGGTTTTTTCATACTCTAATTGCTTTCCGCCAATACTTTCACCTAAATTAGTCAATATCCACCCTTTTCTAGCTCTCTCTAACCAGCCTAGTTCGGAAAGGATTGGATTTATACGCAACTTTGACACTTTAAGAATCTGACTCAATACAGTTGCATTTAAATATTTAGTATCTGTAGTTTTTGAGCTTCTCATCGATTCAAGTTCTCGAATTATAGTGTCAGGCCATACAACCCAAGTTCCCCGTAATGAATCTGATTTATATTGTCCACCTTTATTCGTACCGATATTTGTTAGTGTCCAAGCATTTTCAACTCTTTCCATCCATCCAATTTCTTGTAAGTATGAAAAAAGATCACTCGTAGAAACACGTAACAATTTTGAGAGTGCAGTTGTAGAGATGTATTTCTGATTACCCATTTTTACCTCCCGAAAAACGAAACTATTTTGTAGCTAAGTAGTTCAAAATACCTTATTTCGCCAAATTATTTCCAAAACCTCCGAAAAGCGACAAAAAAGAAATCTACTATTTCAAATGAGAAAGGCTAAACTCCCATTAATCAAGGGAATTTAGCCTTTTCTTTAACACCTATTTCAACGTCAAGAGCGTCACTGACTCCACATGCGCCGTATGCGGGAACATATCCACCGGCTGCACACTCACAAGCTCATACCGCTGCATCAGCTTCCCAACATCCTTCGCCAGCGTAGAAGGATTACAAGACACATACACAATCTTCTTCGGCAGCACATCCAACAAAGAACGAATCAGCGCATCATCCAGCCCAGTCCGCGGCGGGTCGACTACGACGACATCTGGTCGAGTCCCTTGCTTGGCCCATTTCGGCATCAAGACCTCGGCACGCCCCACGTGAAAGCTGGCATTCGCCGCTTGGTTACGCTCTGCATTGCGATTGGCATCCTCGACAGCCTCAGGAATCAGCTCGATCCCGCGAACCTCGCGGGCATAAGGAGCGAGCCATAAGCCAATTGTCCCTGTCCCGCAATACAAATCGAGCACGAGTTCTTTTCCAGTCAGTCCAGCCGCGGTTTTCACCTGCTTGTACAGCTTTTGTGTCTGCTCGGGATTCAATTGGAAGAAGGCACGAGCAGACAAGTCGAAGGACAGCTCACCCAGCTTTTCAGCGATGGAAGCCTTGCCCCACAACGATACTGTCTTGTCGCCGAAAACGAGTGACGTTTTTTGATTGTTTACGTTTTGCGCGATTCCTACCAGTTCTGGCAGTCTCGTGCGGAGCTCCAAAAGCAGCTCTTTCACCCGTGGAATTTCTGGTGTAGCCGTTACAAGTGTTAATTGCGTTTCACCCGTAGCAAAAGCAACACGAGCTACGATGGTGCGGATGACGCCCGTCCGTTTTTTCTCGTCGTAGATCGGAATCCCGAGCTCCTCGATGATTTGCTTCGCTGTTTGGACGATTTTCGTTGTCGCTTCATGCTGCACCTGACAGCCTTCCAAGTTGACGAGCTTGTGGCTGCCTGTTTGATACAGTCCAGCGATTAGCTTGCCTTTTTCCTTGCCTACCTGAAACTGTGCTTTATTTCGATACGACCACGGGTTATCCATACCAATCGTAGGGGCGACTGGTGGCTGATTCAGTCGAGCGTACTTGCGCAGTGACTCGATGACGATTTCCTGCTTGCTTGCGAGCTGTGCGGCATAATCCATGTGCTGCAAGCTGCATCCGCCACACTCCGCATAGACCGGACAGGGGGGCTGCGTGCGAGATGTTGATTTTTCAACGACTCGTAAAAGACGCGCGGTCGCGTATTTTTCTCTTGCCTCGGTCACCTCTGCATGGACGACCTCGCCAGGGAGGGCACCCTCTACGAAAACGATTTTTCTTTTAAAATAGCCGATCCCTTCGCCATTAATGCCCAAGCTCTTGATCGTGAGCGTCATTTGCTGGCCGACACGGATGCTGGCGTCTGGTTCTTTTTTATGCGTTGTCATCTGTTCCGTTCTCCTCAAGCAATTCAGTATTTCCCTATTATAGAGCATTACGAGAGACGTTGCATGTATGCGAGAAGGTACCTCAGAAAAACCTCACAGATAATGGAAACTTCCTGTCCAGCTATGTTTTTGTTATAATAGTGCGGAGAATAATGAGGGAGTTGTGACGCTAGATGCAAGATCTATTTGAAAAAATGAAAGAATATCTCAACATGGATACTGAGATTTCTTTTGACGAGTTTGATGGCTACTACAAAAAGGTAACTGCGTTTCTAAACGATAGCTGGGAAACGCTAAACGAGGAAGATACGATGCACATGCTGTTCATCCTCGACAACCTCAAGTCAAACGGTGAAGATCGCTCCAAACGCAAAGTGAAGGAAGCGAAAAAATACGCAAAAATGGCACAGCGCACTGAGATTTGGGCGAATGCACTGATTGGTCGTCTGCGTGAAGCTGGTTTGACTGATGAAGAAATCGGCAAGCGTTACGAAGCGATCTACGAAGCAGTATAGGATGTAGCGAAGAGAAAAACGGGTACCGTTTTGAGTGAAGTAGCTCGAAAGGGAACCCGTTTTTTTGTCCTTGCTTTCCTGCCAAATGACAAGAAGATTGACAACTAGTGGGTTTCGGCGTAGAATGTTTAACTAATTCGAATAGTTCGTATCTATGAGCGTTGAAAAGGAAGAGTAGAAACAGAAAGCAGCGTGCAGAGAGCCGTTCCCCGTGCTGAAAGAATGGCCGCCAGCCTGTTTTGAAAATCACCTTGGAGCATTGTCCTGGAAAATCAGCTTGTGTAGCCAGTGAGTATAGGACAACGAATTCGTCCTCGTTATCGGACGGGAGTTTCATAGTGAACTGCCAAAGTCTGTTTTTCGTGAGGAAGACAGAGAAGCTGAGTGGTACCGCGATGCCCTCGCCTCAGCCAGCCGTGCGTAATTTGTGCCTAGCTGGTTGGGGCGGGGGCTTTTTGATTTGGTCTGGTCCTTATTACAAAAGAGAAGGAATTTGGGAGGAACATATATATGCATACGGTCAGAGTGGAAGACATCGTAGTAGCCAATCATGCATTAAAAGACGTAGTGGAGAAGACACCCTTGCAAAAAAACAAAGTGCTGTCTGAGCGCTACGGCTGCAACGTGTATTTGAAAAGAGAAGACTTGCAGATCGTTCGTTCCTTCAAAATCCGCGGTGCTTATCATTTTATGCGGAATCTTTCCACAATAGAGCGGGAGCGTGGTGTCGTCTGTGCGAGTGCAGGCAATCATGCGCAGGGTGTAGCTTACTCGTGTAACCATTTGCAAATCAAGGGCACGATCTTTATGCCAGCGACCACCCCGCGCCAAAAAATATCGCAGGTCAAGCTGTTTGGCGGCTCCTATGTAGAGGTTGTGTTGATCGGGGACACCTTCGATGATTCATTTGCAGAGGCGATGAAGTATTGCATTCAGGAAGATCGGACCTTTGTTCATCCGTTTGACGATCCATTGGTGGTAGCTGGACAAGGAACAGTCGGTCTGGAGATTATGAATGACATGGAGGAACCGGCTGATTTCGTCTTTATGAGTATCGGCGGTGGTGGATTGGCAGCGGGTGTGGGAACGTACGTAAAAGGCATCAGCCCGAACACCCAGATCATTGGCGTGGAGCCGGCAGGAGCAGCCTCAATGCAAGCCGCTCTGGAGCAAAACGATGTTGTCACCTTAGATGAAATTGACAAGTTTGTCGATGGTGCAGCCGTCAAGCAAGTAGGGCAGCTAACGATGAGTATTTGTCAGGAGCTGCTGGATGACATTGTACTGGTCCCAGAAGGCAAGGTATGCACAACCATTTTGGAGTTGTATAACAGCAATGCCATCGTCGTGGAACCTGCGGGTGCCCTGTCGATTGCCGCTCTCGATTACTACCGGGATCAAATCGCCGGGAAAAACGTAGTGTGTGTCATCAGCGGGGGAAACAACGACATTGATCGGATGCAAGAGATCAAGGAGCGCTCCCTGCTACATGAGGGCTTGAAGCACTATTATGTTATCAATTTCCCACAGCGTGCCGGAGCCTTGCGAGAGTTCATGGAAAAAGTATTGGGGCCGCACGATGATATCACCCGGTTTGAGTATACGAAAAAGAACAACAAAGAAAATGGCCCGGCACTGGTTGGCATTGAAATGAAATGCAAGGATGACTATCAGCCATTAGTCAGTCGGATGAAGCAGCATGGTATCCGCTATGTAGAGATTACGAATGATCCGTATTTGTTCAATCTGCTGATTTAGGCCGTTGTGTTACAACAGATGCGGAATTTACAAAAATGTATGAATACAGCGAAAAAAGGAGCAATAAAGAGAGAATGAGCGAGAGAGAAAGATAAATCGGCGTAATGTATTATAACAAAATTTTATAAAACAGATGCTGTTGTAATACAATACAGATAATAACACACGGGGGGGTTTAATTATGACGCCGATCACTTCTTTCTTTCGCAATCTCGAAGCAAAATGCTGTGCTGCTTGCGGTCAGATGATCCACGAACAAGCTGAATCGTATGCAACAGAATGCGCACCTTGCCAAGAGCAAGCATCCTTTGACGCTTACAAATACTATCATCAAAAACGCTAAGCCGAGCATAAATACTGGATGAAGCAGGTATACCACAGGGCATGAGCCACGGCAGGTATACCTGTTTTTTGATTCAAAGAAAAAGCCGCTGTTCCATAACAACGGCTTTTTCGCATGTCAGCGCGGTTTATCGGCGTGCTTTGCAGCTTCCTGCTTGACGTAATCAATCAGCCCCAATTGAAAGCCTTCCTGTGTAAGGAGACGTTTGGCTTCATACGTACTCGCATAGTAGGCTTGGACATGCGGATCGTTGTCGAGAACGTAACGACACGCCTGATCACGAGAAAGCTCCTGGTACCAGTCTGTCTGTTTGATTTGGGCGACGAGATCCTCATACGCAGGTTCTGGCTTTTTCCATGGATTCAAACGATGAATAATTTCACCAAGGATTGCAACAACGATTAGAATTCCGATTAAAAACATGGCTGTCACCTCAAAGGTTGGATCACTCTCATGGTACCATTCTCCTGAAGACGCCGCCATGGGGAAGTCGGTCTGCTTGCAAAACAAGGAGAAAGCAGGCATGCTATATACTGTAAAAGAAAGGGCCGGAACGCCTGGGAAAAGGAGGGCGCGAGATGTTTCATCCGCTTGTTTTTGACAATATCAGGGTTGTGTTGGAAGGTGCGGTATACGACCGGGACTTCGAAGGGGCAATCATGATTACGAACCGTTCGGATGTCATGGATATGGCTACGTTCCATCGACAGTTTCAGATCGAGTTCAAACTGGCTGATCAACATGAGCATACCACAGCTGTCCGTGCTGAGATGCAGCTTCGTACTCATTTAGCTGATATTGCAGCCGAGCAGCTAGAGCAGCCATTGACAGATCATATCGGATGTACGATTTGCATCCATTTTTTCTTGCAGATGGAAAATTACCGAGATGTGCCCGCCGAAGCGAGAGAAATCACATCGATTCTCAATGACATCTGGGGGCAGCGACCGTATATTACGCAGAAAGTATCGGCTAAGCTAGAAGAACATCGAATCGATTGGCCGCCGAAGCAAATAACCAATCAGGTGACGCTGGACTTTCATCGGAAAATCGATGAAGGCAACATCGATGACTTGAACGAATTAATCGATCATACGGTTCAGTCACTTCAAAAGCTACAGTTATACATGGATCAACAAGCAAAAAGGTAAGCGGACAGAACGGGGATTTACAAAAGGGCAGATGCGTATTATTATTTTGTTAACCTTATATTATTTTTAGTTAACAAAACGGAGGCTAGTACGCATGAGAAACGAACGCTTGAGATGGCTATTGCTCTCTGCCATCTTTGCTGCAATGACTGCGGTATTGTCGCAGGTGACGATTCCTTTGCCGTTGATTCCGATTACCGCGCAGACGTTAGCGGTAGGGCTGACGGCGACCATTTTGGGAAAACGATACGGGACACTTGCTTTGGTTATTTATGTTTTGCTCGGTGCAGTCGGATTGCCTGTATTCAGCGAGGCAAAAGGCGGATTGCAAATATTGGTCGGAAAATCCGGCGGGTACATATTTGGGTTTATTGCAACCGCTTATGTGACTGGGCTCTACTTGGAGAAAACAAGATTCACCTTGAAAAACGCCATCATCGCCAATATCATTGGTATGTTTGTCGCACTCGCTTTTGGTGCAGTACAGCTCAAATACGTCATGGACATTCCATGGGATAAAGCTGTCGCTTTTGGTGTAACGCCTTTCCTCATTGTAGGGGTTGTCAAAGCAGTTCTGGCATCTCTGATTGGCATCAAGGTACGCGAGCGACTGATTGCTTCTCGTCTGTTGCGCACAGATCAGCCTGTTCCACGATAAACAAAATGATTTCGTCAGCCACCCGAAGTTCGGGTGGTTTTTTTTCGCATAATCTCCTTAACGTGCCGGATACTATCGGTAGGATTTTGCATGTAAAAAGGAGGAGACGCATGAATATCACGACCACTGGCCCAAAAGGTCTTCCAATCTCAGGGAACTTGATGGCATTTCGCCGATCGCCGCTTCAGTTCATCCGCGAAGCGGCAGAAGAGCATGGAGAAGTCGTCCATTTTCGCTTCGGTCCTTCCCGCCATATTTATCTGTTAACGAATCCGGATCACATCAAAGAGGTTTTGGTCAGCA
The window above is part of the Brevibacillus brevis NBRC 100599 genome. Proteins encoded here:
- a CDS encoding biotin transporter BioY — encoded protein: MRNERLRWLLLSAIFAAMTAVLSQVTIPLPLIPITAQTLAVGLTATILGKRYGTLALVIYVLLGAVGLPVFSEAKGGLQILVGKSGGYIFGFIATAYVTGLYLEKTRFTLKNAIIANIIGMFVALAFGAVQLKYVMDIPWDKAVAFGVTPFLIVGVVKAVLASLIGIKVRERLIASRLLRTDQPVPR
- the yhfH gene encoding protein YhfH produces the protein MTPITSFFRNLEAKCCAACGQMIHEQAESYATECAPCQEQASFDAYKYYHQKR
- the ilvA gene encoding threonine ammonia-lyase IlvA, encoding MHTVRVEDIVVANHALKDVVEKTPLQKNKVLSERYGCNVYLKREDLQIVRSFKIRGAYHFMRNLSTIERERGVVCASAGNHAQGVAYSCNHLQIKGTIFMPATTPRQKISQVKLFGGSYVEVVLIGDTFDDSFAEAMKYCIQEDRTFVHPFDDPLVVAGQGTVGLEIMNDMEEPADFVFMSIGGGGLAAGVGTYVKGISPNTQIIGVEPAGAASMQAALEQNDVVTLDEIDKFVDGAAVKQVGQLTMSICQELLDDIVLVPEGKVCTTILELYNSNAIVVEPAGALSIAALDYYRDQIAGKNVVCVISGGNNDIDRMQEIKERSLLHEGLKHYYVINFPQRAGALREFMEKVLGPHDDITRFEYTKKNNKENGPALVGIEMKCKDDYQPLVSRMKQHGIRYVEITNDPYLFNLLI
- the rlmD gene encoding 23S rRNA (uracil(1939)-C(5))-methyltransferase RlmD, whose amino-acid sequence is MTTHKKEPDASIRVGQQMTLTIKSLGINGEGIGYFKRKIVFVEGALPGEVVHAEVTEAREKYATARLLRVVEKSTSRTQPPCPVYAECGGCSLQHMDYAAQLASKQEIVIESLRKYARLNQPPVAPTIGMDNPWSYRNKAQFQVGKEKGKLIAGLYQTGSHKLVNLEGCQVQHEATTKIVQTAKQIIEELGIPIYDEKKRTGVIRTIVARVAFATGETQLTLVTATPEIPRVKELLLELRTRLPELVGIAQNVNNQKTSLVFGDKTVSLWGKASIAEKLGELSFDLSARAFFQLNPEQTQKLYKQVKTAAGLTGKELVLDLYCGTGTIGLWLAPYAREVRGIELIPEAVEDANRNAERNQAANASFHVGRAEVLMPKWAKQGTRPDVVVVDPPRTGLDDALIRSLLDVLPKKIVYVSCNPSTLAKDVGKLMQRYELVSVQPVDMFPHTAHVESVTLLTLK